In Rhinopithecus roxellana isolate Shanxi Qingling chromosome 16, ASM756505v1, whole genome shotgun sequence, a single genomic region encodes these proteins:
- the TLR4 gene encoding toll-like receptor 4 isoform X2 has product MELNFYKIPDNIPFSTKNLDLSFNPLRHLGSYSFFRFPELQVLDLSRCEIQTIEDGAYQSLSHLSTLILTGNPIQSLALGAFSGLSSLQKLVAVETNLASLENFPIGHLKTLKELNVAHNLIQSFKLPEYFSNLTNLEHLDLSSNKIQSIYCKDLQVLHQMPLPNLSLDLSLNPINFIQPGAFKEIRLHKLTLRSNFDGLNVMKTCIQGLAGLEVHRLVLGEFRNERNLEEFDKSALEGLCNLTIEEFRLAYLDYYLNNIIDLFNCLANVSSFSLVSVTIKRVEDFSHNFRWQHLELVNCKFEQFPTLELESLKRLTFTANKGGNAFSEVDLPSLEFLDLSRNGLSFKGCCSQNDFGTTSLKYLDLSFNDVITMGSNFLGLEQLEHLDFQHSNLKQMSEFSVFLSLRNLIYLDISHTHTRVAFNGIFDGLLSLKILKMAGNSFQENFLPDIFTDLKNLTFLDLSQCQLEQLSPTAFDTLNKLRVLNMSHNNFFSLDTFPYKCLRSLQVLDYSLNHIMTSKNQELQHFPSSLAYLNLTQNGFACTCEHQSFLKWIKDQRQLLVDVERMECATPSDKQGMPVLSLNITCQMNKTIIGVSVFSVLVVSVVAVLVYKFYFHLMLLAGCIKYGRGENIYDAFVIYSSQDEDWVRNELVKNLEEGVPPFKLCLHYRDFIPGVAIAANIIHEGFHKSRKVIVVVSQHFIQSRWCIFEYEIAQTWQFLSSRAGIIFIVLQKVEKTLLRQQVELYRLLSRNTYLEWEDSVLGQHIFWRRLRKALLDGRSWNPEEQWVQDAISKKPQLSEEEK; this is encoded by the exons ATGGAGCTGAATTTCTACAAAATCCCCGACAACATCCCCTTCTCAACCAAGAACCTGGACCTGAGCTTTAATCCCCTGAGGCATTTAGGCAGCTATAGCTTCTTCCGTTTTCCAGAACTGCAGGTGCTGGATTTATCCAG GTGTGAAATCCAGACAATTGAAGATGGGGCATATCAGAGTCTAAGCCACCTCTCCACCTTAATATTGACAGGAAACCCCATCCAGAGTTTAGCCCTGGGAGCCTTTTCTGGACTATCAAGTTTACAGAAGCTGGTGGCTGTGGAGACAAATCTAGCATCTCTAGAGAACTTCCCCATTGGACATCTCAAAACTTTGAAAGAACTTAATGTGGCTCACAATCTTATCCAGTCTTTCAAATTACCTGAGTATTTTTCTAATCTGACCAATCTAGAGCACTTGGACCTTTCCAGTAACAAGATTCAAAGTATTTATTGCAAAGACTTGCAGGTTCTACATCAAATGCCCCTACCCAATCTCTCTTTAGACCTGTCCCTGAACCCTATAAACTTTATCCAACCAGGTGCATTTAAAGAAATTAGGCTTCATAAGCTGACTTTGAGAAGTAATTTTGATGGTTTAAATGTAATGAAAACTTGTATTCAAGGTCTGGCTGGTTTAGAAGTCCATCGTTTGGTTCTGGGAgaatttagaaatgaaagaaacttGGAAGAGTTTGACAAATCTGCTCTGGAGGGATTGTGCAATTTGACCATTGAAGAATTCCGATTAGCATACTTAGACTACTACCTCAATAATATTATTGACTTATTTAATTGTTTggcaaatgtttcttcattttccctGGTGAGTGTGACTATTAAAAGGGTAGAAGACTTTTCTCATAATTTCAGATGGCAACATTTAGAATTAGTTAACTGTAAATTTGAACAGTTTCCCACATTGGAACTCGAATCTCTCAAAAGGCTTACTTTCACTGCCAACAAAGGTGGGAATGCTTTTTCAGAAGTTGATCTACCAAGCCTTGAGTTTCTAGATCTCAGTAGAAATGGCTTGAGTTTCAAAGGTTGCTGTTCTCAAAATGATTTTGGGACAACCAGCCTAAAGTATTTAGATCTGAGCTTCAATGATGTTATTACCATGGGTTCAAACTTTTTGGGCTTAGAACAACTAGAACATCTGGATTTCCAGCATTCCAATTTGAAACAGATGAGTGAGTTTTCGGTATTCCTATCACTCAGAAACCTCATTTACCTTGACATTTCTCATACTCACACCAGAGTTGCTTTCAATGGCATCTTCGATGGCTTGCTCAGTCTCAAAATCTTGAAAATGGCTGGCAATTCTTTCCAGGAAAACTTCCTTCCAGATATCTTCACAGATCTGAAAAACTTGACCTTCCTGGACCTCTCTCAGTGTCAACTGGAGCAGTTGTCTCCAACAGCATTTGACACACTCAACAAGCTTCGGGTACTAAATATGAGCCACAACAACTTCTTTTCATTGGATACGTTTCCTTATAAGTGTCTGCGCTCCCTCCAGGTTCTTGATTACAGTCTCAATCACATAATGACTTCCAAAAACCAGGAACTACAGCATTTTCCAAGTAGTCTAGCTTACTTAAATCTTACTCAGAATGGCTTTGCTTGTACTTGTGAACACCAGAGTTTCCTGAAGTGGATCAAGGACCAGAGGCAGCTCTTGGTGGACGTTGAACGAATGGAATGTGCAACACCTTCAGATAAACAGGGCATGCCGGTGCTGAGTTTGAATATTACCTGTCAGATGAATAAGACCATCATTGGTGTGTCTGTGTTCAGTGTGCTTGTGGTATCTGTTGTAGCAGTTCTGGTCTATAAGTTCTATTTTCACCTGATGCTTCTTGCTGGCTGCATAAAGTATGGTAGAGGTGAAAACATCTATGATGCCTTTGTTATCTACTCAAGCCAGGATGAGGACTGGGTAAGGAATGAGCTAGTAAAGAATTTAGAAGAAGGGGTGCCTCCCTTTAAGCTCTGCCTTCACTACAGAGACTTTATTCCCGGTGTGGCCATTGCTGCAAACATCATCCATGAAGGTTTCCATAAAAGCCGAAAGGTGATTGTTGTGGTGTCCCAGCACTTCATCCAGAGCCGCTGGTGTATCTTTGAATATGAGATTGCTCAGACCTGGCAGTTTCTGAGCAGTCGTGCAGGCATAATCTTCATTGTCCTGCAGAAGGTGG
- the TLR4 gene encoding toll-like receptor 4 isoform X1, with amino-acid sequence MTSALRLAGTLIPAMAFLSCVRPESWEPCVEVVPNITYQCMELNFYKIPDNIPFSTKNLDLSFNPLRHLGSYSFFRFPELQVLDLSRCEIQTIEDGAYQSLSHLSTLILTGNPIQSLALGAFSGLSSLQKLVAVETNLASLENFPIGHLKTLKELNVAHNLIQSFKLPEYFSNLTNLEHLDLSSNKIQSIYCKDLQVLHQMPLPNLSLDLSLNPINFIQPGAFKEIRLHKLTLRSNFDGLNVMKTCIQGLAGLEVHRLVLGEFRNERNLEEFDKSALEGLCNLTIEEFRLAYLDYYLNNIIDLFNCLANVSSFSLVSVTIKRVEDFSHNFRWQHLELVNCKFEQFPTLELESLKRLTFTANKGGNAFSEVDLPSLEFLDLSRNGLSFKGCCSQNDFGTTSLKYLDLSFNDVITMGSNFLGLEQLEHLDFQHSNLKQMSEFSVFLSLRNLIYLDISHTHTRVAFNGIFDGLLSLKILKMAGNSFQENFLPDIFTDLKNLTFLDLSQCQLEQLSPTAFDTLNKLRVLNMSHNNFFSLDTFPYKCLRSLQVLDYSLNHIMTSKNQELQHFPSSLAYLNLTQNGFACTCEHQSFLKWIKDQRQLLVDVERMECATPSDKQGMPVLSLNITCQMNKTIIGVSVFSVLVVSVVAVLVYKFYFHLMLLAGCIKYGRGENIYDAFVIYSSQDEDWVRNELVKNLEEGVPPFKLCLHYRDFIPGVAIAANIIHEGFHKSRKVIVVVSQHFIQSRWCIFEYEIAQTWQFLSSRAGIIFIVLQKVEKTLLRQQVELYRLLSRNTYLEWEDSVLGQHIFWRRLRKALLDGRSWNPEEQWVQDAISKKPQLSEEEK; translated from the exons ATGACATCTGCCTTGCGCCTGGCTGGGACCCTGATCCCAGCCATGGCCTTCCTCTCCTGCGTGAGACCAGAAAGCTGGGAGCCCTGCGTGGAG GTGGTTCCTAACATTACTTATCAATGCATGGAGCTGAATTTCTACAAAATCCCCGACAACATCCCCTTCTCAACCAAGAACCTGGACCTGAGCTTTAATCCCCTGAGGCATTTAGGCAGCTATAGCTTCTTCCGTTTTCCAGAACTGCAGGTGCTGGATTTATCCAG GTGTGAAATCCAGACAATTGAAGATGGGGCATATCAGAGTCTAAGCCACCTCTCCACCTTAATATTGACAGGAAACCCCATCCAGAGTTTAGCCCTGGGAGCCTTTTCTGGACTATCAAGTTTACAGAAGCTGGTGGCTGTGGAGACAAATCTAGCATCTCTAGAGAACTTCCCCATTGGACATCTCAAAACTTTGAAAGAACTTAATGTGGCTCACAATCTTATCCAGTCTTTCAAATTACCTGAGTATTTTTCTAATCTGACCAATCTAGAGCACTTGGACCTTTCCAGTAACAAGATTCAAAGTATTTATTGCAAAGACTTGCAGGTTCTACATCAAATGCCCCTACCCAATCTCTCTTTAGACCTGTCCCTGAACCCTATAAACTTTATCCAACCAGGTGCATTTAAAGAAATTAGGCTTCATAAGCTGACTTTGAGAAGTAATTTTGATGGTTTAAATGTAATGAAAACTTGTATTCAAGGTCTGGCTGGTTTAGAAGTCCATCGTTTGGTTCTGGGAgaatttagaaatgaaagaaacttGGAAGAGTTTGACAAATCTGCTCTGGAGGGATTGTGCAATTTGACCATTGAAGAATTCCGATTAGCATACTTAGACTACTACCTCAATAATATTATTGACTTATTTAATTGTTTggcaaatgtttcttcattttccctGGTGAGTGTGACTATTAAAAGGGTAGAAGACTTTTCTCATAATTTCAGATGGCAACATTTAGAATTAGTTAACTGTAAATTTGAACAGTTTCCCACATTGGAACTCGAATCTCTCAAAAGGCTTACTTTCACTGCCAACAAAGGTGGGAATGCTTTTTCAGAAGTTGATCTACCAAGCCTTGAGTTTCTAGATCTCAGTAGAAATGGCTTGAGTTTCAAAGGTTGCTGTTCTCAAAATGATTTTGGGACAACCAGCCTAAAGTATTTAGATCTGAGCTTCAATGATGTTATTACCATGGGTTCAAACTTTTTGGGCTTAGAACAACTAGAACATCTGGATTTCCAGCATTCCAATTTGAAACAGATGAGTGAGTTTTCGGTATTCCTATCACTCAGAAACCTCATTTACCTTGACATTTCTCATACTCACACCAGAGTTGCTTTCAATGGCATCTTCGATGGCTTGCTCAGTCTCAAAATCTTGAAAATGGCTGGCAATTCTTTCCAGGAAAACTTCCTTCCAGATATCTTCACAGATCTGAAAAACTTGACCTTCCTGGACCTCTCTCAGTGTCAACTGGAGCAGTTGTCTCCAACAGCATTTGACACACTCAACAAGCTTCGGGTACTAAATATGAGCCACAACAACTTCTTTTCATTGGATACGTTTCCTTATAAGTGTCTGCGCTCCCTCCAGGTTCTTGATTACAGTCTCAATCACATAATGACTTCCAAAAACCAGGAACTACAGCATTTTCCAAGTAGTCTAGCTTACTTAAATCTTACTCAGAATGGCTTTGCTTGTACTTGTGAACACCAGAGTTTCCTGAAGTGGATCAAGGACCAGAGGCAGCTCTTGGTGGACGTTGAACGAATGGAATGTGCAACACCTTCAGATAAACAGGGCATGCCGGTGCTGAGTTTGAATATTACCTGTCAGATGAATAAGACCATCATTGGTGTGTCTGTGTTCAGTGTGCTTGTGGTATCTGTTGTAGCAGTTCTGGTCTATAAGTTCTATTTTCACCTGATGCTTCTTGCTGGCTGCATAAAGTATGGTAGAGGTGAAAACATCTATGATGCCTTTGTTATCTACTCAAGCCAGGATGAGGACTGGGTAAGGAATGAGCTAGTAAAGAATTTAGAAGAAGGGGTGCCTCCCTTTAAGCTCTGCCTTCACTACAGAGACTTTATTCCCGGTGTGGCCATTGCTGCAAACATCATCCATGAAGGTTTCCATAAAAGCCGAAAGGTGATTGTTGTGGTGTCCCAGCACTTCATCCAGAGCCGCTGGTGTATCTTTGAATATGAGATTGCTCAGACCTGGCAGTTTCTGAGCAGTCGTGCAGGCATAATCTTCATTGTCCTGCAGAAGGTGG